The genomic window CGAGCCAAGTCAGTGTTGCAGAAAAGTCTGAAAAAAGCAGGCTTAAAACTAATGAACCAAACCAGCAAGAAACTATCAAGCCAAACTACTTAGGGAGTTGCTTTCACAGCTAGAGGGTTGGGCTGGCGATTAGCAACGGGCTCTTGAGCTATTACTGTGGGTCGGGGTTTCAGGGCAACGTCTTCTGCCCAAGCCGAGTGATAGCGCACCTCAATCGATTGCTCATTGGCATTGAGCAGATCTAAATCACCGCGCATAGCGTTCCAGTTGTTTTGTTGCAAGAAGTTTGGCTCAGGCCCAACGCCACGAAAACCACCGCCAGAATAATTGACTGGAACTTCGTCTAAGCTGCGAACAAACCGTTCGCCATTCCAGTGCCAGTCAGAAGCGGGCCAGTAAACAGCAGGCGTATCGGGGACACGAACTGCCTGCTCCGGCAGGGGTGAAATCCCCGTGTTGATGGTTGCCGTAAAGCCTGGCTCATAACGGATTTCGTAGCGGCCCGTGGGGTTAGCTTCAGTCAGGTTTAAGGGCATCCACCACAGAACTTCAACCGGACCGGCATCTGGCTGTAGCGTTGTGGTTCCTGGCTCTTTTTGAGTCAGACTCTTAAAGAGCGCCAAGCCGGATTGGGGTAGCTCGGCTGTGGCCGTAAACCGCCAGCAAGACCAGCTTTGAGTCACTTCGGGATTTGCCCATTGCAAGGCACAAACCCCGTTACCAGTGCTGACCCAGAGAGTATCTTGTTCAAGCTTCAATTTTTGCGGTATGGCACCAACTATGGGACTGTTGTTGACGTTGTAAGAGGTCATCGAACCCTGGTTAGGATCTTGCACTCCAGGGCGATAAGCGACTAGGCCCAAGCTGGAAAGAGACGGATTACCTTCGCCAGAGCGCATGGTGCCCAGCCAAAAGGTTGGTGCGGTTGGTTTGCCCGTAATTGCTAGATCAGTAATTTGCTGAATCTGTAAGGTCTTGGGTTTAACCAGTGTTAATTTCTGGGTTTTGGGGTCATAGTTGACCAGGGTAGCAATACCGGCATTCCCTTCCCCTTGTTGGGAGGTGACTGCCCACCAGAGCTGATTGTTATAGACGACTGGTGTGGTTGCTGAAGCAGAGCCCAAGCCCACTCCCACCCCCGCTTGTTTCACTTCCTCTAAGGTGTAGAGCACCTGCTGCTGGGGCGGGCTACTCTGAGCTTTACCTACCTCGAAAATGACTTTGTCATCGCGAGTCAGGGCTCGATATTCGTAAGTTTGATCCTGGAATTCGACCCGGTTTAGAGGTGGATTGCTAGCTTGCTGATAACTTTCTGGTCTAGCAAGTTCTGCGGGTAAAGTACCCGGTTGAACCGTCCAGGATTGGTTGGCTCGACAATAAACGAAATCGTATTCCCGAGCTTGAAACTTGATTGTGTCGCTATCACTAACAATGTTGCGAGGGCGATAGTCAAAGCGGTCATTAGCATTCACGAAGTTGACAGTGGCTTTGGAACCATCCGCTTCATAGAATGAGGTGCTAGGCGTAGGCAAGTCGCTAACTGGGGCAGGACAATTGGCCGGCGGTTCAGTTGCAGTGGGACTGCCAGAGACAAGATTCGGTGCAGACCTTGCACAAGCACCGAGCAAACAGGCCAGACCAAGTAGCGAGGCGACTCTCATGAGCAATTTCGGATCCAGAGGCAGGGACTAAACGAAGGTAGCGACCAAAATCAAGGCTCGGAATTGAGCTGACCTAGTTGGGGAGCAGGAAGTTCCCAGGCTTAGGCTCACACCGTCCAGGCGCTTTTGCCCTCATCCAATGGATTCACCTAGTCGAGTGATTTTTGCGCCCCAAAACAGTTTGTTTGGCAGCAAAGGGGCAATCAGAGCATAGAATCAACTCTTAAAACATTACGAGCAAACTGAATTCAAAGCTCTGTTTGTGCATTTTCAACCGCAGTTGACACCGTTTTTTTGCTTTTTTTACTTTAGGTTTTTAATTTATGTTGAGCCTCAAGTCTTCGTGTTTAAGAATACAAAAAACAGCGTTCTAGCTCTCTAAAATCCGGGCTGATGTTGCAGGCCTTTAGAGGCATGGAGAATGATTGATGGCGCAACATGAGCACGATTCCGAGCAAAATCCTCGATCGGATCATGGAGTAGGTCATGACTGTAATGATCACACGCATGGCTTAGCAAATCTTGATTCGGAAGTGAGTGAACCGGATCCCCCAGCGCAATTTTTATCGAAGCAGTCGCGGCGGGCCTTTTTAGTTTCTAGCGGGGCCGCCGCAGCGTTAGGTGCAGATTACGCAGTTGGTTTCTTACGCAACCCAGAACAAGCCCAGGCAGAAACCGTTGCAGCCGCTGATTCAATTCGCGATGCTGGTAATATTCACATCCTCAAAGCCACACCACAGACTTGCTTTTGGGGCTTTTTTGATAAAACTCTGCCTCCCGTTTTGACGATTGACTCTGGCGATATTGTCTATGTCGAAGCCCTCACACATCACGCAGGGGATGCTCCCGATTTACTGATGGATACGGGGGTCAAAGAAGTCTATGACAAGGTAACTGACCGGGGCCCAGGCGTGCATGTGATGACTGGCCCGATTGCCGTCCGAGGCGCGGAGCCAGGCGATACGCTGATGGTCCGAATTCTGAAAACTCAGCCACGGCTGCCCTATGGCAGTAACATTGCTGCCCACTGGGGCTACCTCTACGACGCCTTCAAAAAAGAGCGCATTACTATCTATAAACTCGACTTTGAGGCGGGTCTAGCTCAACCAGCATTTGCCTATGATTTCAAAGGGCGACCGCTGTATGACAAAGCCGGTTTTGTAACTGCTCCTGATGCTGCTAGCCGTCAACCTTTCAAAACCAAAGTTGCGATTCCTATGCGTCCTCACTTCGGCGTTATGGGTGTAGCGCCAGGTGAAAGTGGGCGGATTAACAGTATCCCACCGGGTCCTTTTGGCGGCAATATTGACAACTGGCGCATCGGCGCTGGAGCCACGATGTATTACCCGGTTTTCAATAGAGGAGCCAATTTCTTTATCGGTGATCCGCACATGGCTCAAGGTGATGCCGAACTGGCTGGCACTGCAATTGAAGCTTCGCTCAATGGCTATCTTCAGATCTTTGTGATCAAAGATTTCCCCATTACCAATCCCATTCTGGAAACTGATACCCATTGGATTACCCACGGCTTCAATGAAGACCTCAACAAGGCCATGCGTCAATCAGCGGATCAAATGTTGAAGTTTCTACAAACGAAGCGAGCCATGAGCGCTGATGAAGCCTACACCTTGATGTCTGTTGCGGTAGATTTTGGCGTGACACAGGTGGTGGATATGCGCCAGGGCTGTCATGCGGCGCTGCCCAAGAGCCTGTTCTTGCCCACACCCTATTCAAGCTAAGGCTGCATGAGTTCTAGGGGTAGTCTCACCACTCAATCCACCTGCAAGCTGCCCCTAGTCATACTCAAACCGTTTAGCTCAGGCAATACTTCTTAACGCTTCACCCCTCTCAAACGCTCGTTGCAAGCCGAGGGCACTGGTAGACTGATGACACTAATCCTCAGTTAGCAAGCGTTCAGGTCAAAGCAAGAGACGATGGTAGATTCCCTTCATAAAGCAGACTCGCTCCAAGAGCAGCGCCCCGGCGTGAAGGTTCCGTCTAAGGACACGATCCTGACGCCCCGCTTCTACACCACCAACTTCGAGGAGATGGCTGAGCTGGATATCTCCAGCCGAGAAGCTGACTTTCAGGCACTCCTAGATGAGTTCCGCACGGACTACAATCGTCACCATTTCGTGCGTGGGGATGCCTTCAATCAGTCGCTGGATCACCTCGACCCGGAAGCCCGCCGCTTGTTTGTCGAGTTTCTAGAGCGTTCTTGTACTGCTGAATTTTCAGGCTTTCTGCTTTATAAGGAACTCTCACGCAAGCTCAAAGACAGCAGCCCTGTTTTGGCGGAATGCTTCAACTTGATGAGCCGTGACGAGGCGCGTCATGCAGGTTTCCTCAACAAGGCCATGTCAGACTTCAATCTGGCGCTGGACCTGTCATTCTTAACCAAGAGTAAGAGCTACACCTATTTCGCACCCAAGTTTATTTTCTACGCGACTTATCTGTCCGAGAAAATTGGCTACTGGCGCTACATCAAAATCTATCGCCACCTGGAAGCGCATCCCGAAAATCGCATCTACCCCATCTTCCAATTCTTCGAGAATTGGTGCCAGGATGAAAGCCGCCACGGTGACTTCTTCGCGCTGTTGATGAAGTCGCAGCCCCAGTTTTTGAATGACTGGAAAGCGAAGTTGTGGTGCCGCTTCTTCCTGTTGTCGGTGTTCGCCACCATGTACATGAACGATGTGGCTCTCCGTCCTGAGTTTTATCAACTCCTGGGCATGAATCCTCGCGATTATGACTTGGATGTGATCGAGAAGACTAACCGTGATGCCGCTAAGGTTTTCCCAGTTGTTCTCGATACGGCCAATCCGGAGTTCACCGCTCGCCTGGATAATTGCGTGGACAAGGCTCGTAGACTGTCTGCCATTGGCAAATCTAATGCTCCGGCACTGATCCAGTCCTTGCAAAAGGTACCTCCGATTCTGGGCATCGGCTGGCAATTGATCCGCCTGTATTTTATGAAGCCAGTGCCTGCTGCGGCACCGGGAACTGTCCGTTAATTCAAGGCATGAAGCAATTAAATTGGGGCGGATCTGAAAGTCAGGTCCGCTTTCTTTTGGGATTCACCCTCGCGTGCGGGATTGGCTGTAGTGTTGGTGGCTGGCAAGCCCCTCTGCTGGCCCAAACCGCTACGCCGACCCCACAAGCCAGCCCCTCACCGAACCCCGATCTCGATTTGCCCGCAGGCACTCTAGAGCAAAGCCCGGTACTGCGACGTTGGCTAGAAAAGCCGCCGGATGTGCTGGATGATATTCGGCGCGACCCTAGTTTTCCAACCCGGATTCAAGTGGGGCCGACTCGTTCTCTCGAAGATGAGCGTGGCGGTTTTGCTGTGGGCGTAGAAGATGTGTTTGTGGGGCGCACAGGTCTCACTTTCAGCAGCCAATATCAGCAGACGGGCGATGATAGCCGCTTGCAGGCGCATGCTCGTTACTACCTATTGCCGTTGGGTTCTCGCTTCAATTTCGCACCGCAAGTTGGCTACGGTCAGGCGTATTTGCAGGGGGACCGCACGAGCGGCGTGGACATAGGTTACAAGGTGATTTTGGTGTTGTCGCGCGGCAGTTCGGATATCAACTTCAGTCAGTCCTGGATTAAGCCAGGGAGCGATAACGAAACGCGATTGACTCGCGTGGGGGTGGGCTATGCGCTCACGCGTGATCTGCGTCTGGCTACCGATTTCCAGTGGCAGCGCACGGGCGAACGTAGCGACCGTCGCGCTGGTTTGCTCCTGGAGTGGACACCTTAATTAACATCTGAGTCCAACTCCCAGTTGTAGGCTGAGGGAAAACGGCAGGGTGAAAGAGATGACCCACGTTCCCAAGAATCGCCTAAGAGTTGCTCGGCGTTGGCTGCTGCTTACCTGCGGTGCCGCTGCTGGCATGAGTATTGTTGGCATGAGCAGTGCTGGCATGAGTGCTATATCTCAAGCTCCAGCTTCAAGCCCAACTTGGTTTAGGCCACAAGCTGGGCTTGAAACAGGAGGGCCCATGCAAGTCGCGGTAAACCCGCCCCCACCAACGGGCGCTCAGATTGTGTTCAACAGTGAAGATTTTTATAATCTCAATGGCTGGACCGACTTGAGCCAAGCGGTGACTTGGGGCAACAGCACGGTGGCCCGCTCGGCCTTCACGACGGGCAGCTATGTTCAGCTCACTCGGACCGGCAGCAACAACACGGTGGGCTTGACTGGCTACAGCACCCCTAGTAGCCTGCGCACTTTTACGGCCCTCGACCACCGCTTCGCGACGCCAATTAACCACGCCACCAACATTGTCACCATTGACTTTCGCGCGGCTTGGACCAAACTCGATACCAGTGGGGCGGGCGAGAACGGGCGTTTCATGGTGGTGTTGACCCACAGTTATCCGACTAGCGGCTTGGATACGACGCTCAATAAACGTTTGAATGATTTTTCGACGACCTGGTGGGCGCGTCCGGCCTATCATCTGCGCATTCGCTCTGGCAACAATACCAGTGCCACGGCTTTGTTGCAGTACGGCGGCGGTCGCAGTAACTTGGGCGAGTTTGAAACCTATGATGCCAACCGAGATGGCAGGCCCGATTGGTGGCTTCCCGGTTTTATTTCGGGAGCCAATGGCGTCTCACCGGGTACAGCTGCGGATTTCCCCAGCAATAGCTGGGTGCGCACGCCTCAGGGTATTGCTTCAACCTCATTCCGCAACTACCGCTATGTGGTGAAACCGGATGCGCAAGAGGTCTGGTACGACGCCAATGACAACGGCACTTTTGAAAGCACCGAACTAAAAGCCCGGATGCCGCTGCCTCAAAGCTCGACGGCTCCGCTCTATTACTACTTCCCTAGGTTTGAGGGCATTCGGCTATATTGGCGCGGGGCGGGTGGTCCCGATGCTTTGGGCAGTGACCCAGGCCAGGTATTGGTGGATCGCCTGGTGGTCTCGGTCAGACCGCTTTAGGCGGCGGACTCAAGTTGCTAGGAGGCGAAGCCAAGTGAGTGGGGAGGCAGCTCGCCTTGCGATCAGCGCGTCCTTACTTGCGTGAAGGCGGACCTCGGTTACGCGCGGGCAAGTGTTGCTTGCTGGGGACCGGGCCTTGAGCGCGATGAATGGGTTCAGCAGCGCTAAGGTCGCGTAGTTCGCAACTGGTAGTGCTGTTGTCGCCACAATTGACGCCAGGTTTCCAGCACGGCTTCGGGATAGCGAAACTGCTGACACTCGCGTTTGATAATTTCCCCTAGCCAATCGAGCATGGGTAGATCGGCACAAGCCTGGATGCTCTTGGCACAGGCTTCGGCCCACTCAGCAAAGGCGCGGTAACTGACGAACTGACCGCCGCGATCGGTACGATGCACAAAGAGTTGATGCGGCCAATGTTCGATGCGATGAATCATCGATTCGGGAATTCCTAAATAGCGAGCGACTTTGCTAAACGAAAGACAAAGTTGCGGCTGCAAAACCTGCGTTAGGCGCATGGAAAAGAGGCTCCAAAACTTGGGTCCAAAAATGCTGGCAAGGGGATGGAAAGGGCAATTCAGACAATTGAACTGCCCCAACGATTCAGGTGAAGACCAAGCACAGAGCGATTGCTCAGCGTACCTGCGCCTGCCTTGGCGGGTGAATCACAAGTGATACACTCTCCTCAGCCTCCAAACCTTAAGTAAGTTTGGGGGTCAGCTATCTAGGGCTGGTTGCTACAGTTCCTAGGTAGCGTTCATCAACTGAACTGAGATTGCAATCTACAGCAGTTAAAGCCAATTGGCAAGTAGGGCTTGCAAAATTCTTTGAAGAAGATTCTGTTTCAGTGTGGGTAGTTGCTGAGTGCCTAATAGACAAAAACGTCAATACTCATCGACCTCTCCGGTGCAACCTCTCCATGAACCATCCGCCTGATTCTTTCTGTGGTTTCGCGGCTGAAAACAAGTTCACCGCAACGTGCACACACTTTTGCAGGAATGTTTTCAACCAAGACAGGTTTGCTGTCAATCTGAAACACTTCACTGACAAGTTCCTCATGGAACTCTACTGAGCCGCAGACATCACATTGAGACATCCCTACCTCCGTCTTGAATAATCAATCCACTGGATTGGGTCAGGCTCGTAAATCGTAATGATCTTAACTAACTCTGCATCAATGACTGAGACCTGAAGATGTAGAGGTCGGCCTGCACTCGTAAAACCCAGCAACAGACAGCTCAGAGAGTATTTATCATCCGGATAATCCTCAATTAAGATTGCATCCTTTCCAACCTCTCTGATTTCATATTCACTGATATTGCGCTCAACTGTCCGCCTGAACGCGTGACGGCTAAACTCAAATTGCCCAGAGCAAAGCTGGCCTCGAATCTCTTCAATTGATTTCACAAGGGATTGTACCGCGTCATCTAAGCCCACAGCCTCTTTAGATACTTCTGGCATCTTATACAGCCAGTACAGCCAGAGAGGTCCCACCCTAGTTTCTAAGACAAATCTGCAACACTAAAGAGTAAGGAAAGCGTAAGGGCAACTCATCTGAGGACTAAGGCAATGGTTCAAGCGCTACAGACCGGACTAGACACCCTCAAAAACGCGAAGCTGCTTAGCCCCAAGCTCCGCACGCGCCGACTGGTCAATCATTTGCTACCGATCCCCGCCACACCAATCTTGCGCATCGGTCAGATCCCGCCTGATTTTGAATTGCCTCTGATCGAACCTGATCCCCAACCCGATAGCGAGCCAGCCAAGATTCGCCGCTCAGAGTTTTGCAAAACTCACCGCTTCACCGTGCTCTCGTTCACGCGCATCTTCTCCGATGAGCACTACTGCCCCCTGTGCTTCCCCCATCAAATCGCCCTGCGAGACAACATCAAACAGATCCGGGATCTAGGCGCTGAGGTATTGATGGTGGCGGGCATCCCGAGCGATCAAGGTCGCAAAGTCATCTCAGACTTACACCTCAATTACCCCGTTCTGTCTGACCCCAACTGCGGCACTTTTCGGCTCTACCACACCGGCCAAGCTCTAGGCGCACCACTCCCTGCCACATTCATCCTCGATAACCACGGGCGTCTGCGCTACCAATATCTTTTCCGCTTCCAAGAAGCAAATCCACCAATTAATGAAATCTTGCAAACATTGATCTCCTTGCAAGTGCCCTAGGGTAGGAACTACCTACCTGGGTGATGTGGTTTGTAGTGCACCCGTTTTGAATAAAACCTGGGGTGTTAGGGCCTCATGCAACCAAGCCCAGCGTGGCAGGGATAGCCCTACCGATCAGCTGACAGGCGGATATTGTTCGCGTTAAAGCGCGGCCTCAATCCGGTGCGTCTGCCCCCGCAACTGAACACTGATTTTTTAGAATCCGGGAGAGCTAAACGAATGCCTGCAGACCTTTTAACTCGCAAGCGGACTCATTTTGTACTGTGGCGGCCCAGAGTGACCGAGCCTCAACCGACGCTCTACATCGGTCGCGCTCCCCAGGATCGCCGAGACTTTCGGGAAATCCCCCTCCAACCTGACGAGTCGTTTCGCGACCTATGGCAAGTCGCCGCTCAAGATTGCGGCCTAGCCGAGGGGCAGGTTTACTTCTACTGGTTCAAAGTCTGCGACACCAACGCCTACAGCAGTGGCTATCGCGTTCTCTACTGCACTGATCCCCTGGCCTACACCGTTGATCGGCGCTTTCTGGCTCCCGCCCCAGGCGAGGTGGGAGGAGCCGAGAGCGGTGATCCGGCTGGCGTCGTCCTCTATCAGCAAGGCCAACTCATCCCCTGCGATCCCCAAGGTCAAACTGTCAACTGGGAAGGAGAGCCCGATCTCTCAACCCTACCCACCAATAACCAGCTAGTTATCTACGAATTGCCAACTCGCTGGGCACAGAGCGCTTCCGATGGCCATGTCGTCTTCGGCAATGGCACCTTCCGCGATGCCCTAGCTCTACTGGAGCACGAAACGACAGCACCAGATTTCGCAACCGTGGCCGCGCTCGACCGAGGCCACGCCCATCTAGTCGAGCTGGGAGTGAATGCCCTGGAACTTCTGCCAGCCAGCGATAGCGATGACAAGCGCGAATGGGGATATGGCACCGCTAATTATTTCGCTGCTGACTTCGATTTAGGCAGTCCCGATTCCCAAAAAGCCCCAACAGCCTCGACCGATTTAAGCCACCTGATTAAAACTTGCCACCGCCAGGGTCTGCGCTTCTTCTGCGATATGGTGATGGCGTTTTCGCGCAATAACCCCTACAGCAACATCAATTTCTTAGACTTCTACGTCAAACATGCCAGTGGCGATCCCGAACAGGGCAGCCGCGATGGTTTCGGTGGCGATCTATTCAAATACAACTACTGGGTTGAAGGCTATCACCCAATCACGGGCCAAAAAGCCTGGTTTGTGCCTGCACGGGAATATTTAAAAGCCCATGTTGCTCATTGGCTGGAATATTACCGAGTTGATGGCTTGCGTTTGGACAGTGTCAACAACATTGCCAGCTACGACTTTCTGCAAGAATTCAAAGACTTTGCGCGACTTCTATGGGACAAGCGGGGCGGCAGTGGCGACCGCTTTTTGGTCGTGGGTGAAGACCTCAGTGTGCCATTGAGTTGGATCCAGCAAAATCGACTGGATGGACTGTGGAATGAGAAATTTAAGCAGATTGTGCGCCAGGTGATCTTAGGGCGCAATTGGTCAGATGAACCCAGCTTTGAGTGGAGCGTGCGCAAGCTAATCGATTGCCGCTTGTTGGGTTTTAGCGATGGCTCTCAAGCGGTTAATTACCTGACCTCTCACGATATCGGTGGCCTCGGTAATGAGCGCTTCTACAACTGGTTAGCCAATAATGGCGTCTACGAGACTGAGGAACGGATCAAATTAGCTTTCGTCTGTTTGCTCACCGCCGTGGGAACGCCCATGATTCTGGCAGGCGATGAATTTGCCGACCAGCAAGATCTAGACCTCAACAACGAACACGGCAGCAACAAACAAGTTGATCCCGTCAATTACAGTCGTGTCAGTGAAGATTGGCGGCAGCGTATTTTCCAATATGTGGCTCGGCTCACCCGCTTCCGCACCACCTCGCCAGCCTTAGCTGTCAATGACACTCAGTTTTTGCACTCTGATTTTTCTGAGGGCAAGCGGGTACTAGTCTGGAAACGCGGTCAGGGCGATCAAATTGCCGTTGTCGTTGCCAACTTCTCTGATTACGGCACACCACCCAATTCAGACTACAAAGTCCCCAACTGGCCTGGCATTTCTGCTGGCAAAACCTGGCGCGAAATCACTCAAGATCGGGCTGTACCGCAGGAGTGGGTTGGCCGCGAACCGGTTTATCCCTGGGAAGCCAAAGTGTATGTCCCGGTTTAGAACTCATTCAGTTAGAAGTGAGCCCATGCAGCTCGCTCGTTGCTAAAGACTAACTCGTGGCTAAAGACTAATAAGAGGGGCTGGATCACCCAGCCCCTCCAAACATGACAGCCAGTAGATGGCTCTCTTACTGAGTCGCGAGACTCCTAGTAGCGAGACTCAGTACGGCTCACTTCGTTGGGATCGCGATAACGTGCTGGCTCCTCAGGACGACGGAGCAGACCAGCCAAACCGGACAGACCCAGCAAGCCTAGCCAACCCCAATCGAAGTCGCGGTCGCCTTCAGTGTTCGCGGTGGTGGGCGCAGGGGCAGGGCTAGCAGTGGTATCCGCCGCATCAGGGGAAGCAGTCGTGCCACCCGTGGTGTCTGGAGCCGTCGTGGTGCCTGTGGTGCCAGGAGCGGTCGTGGTGTCTGCGCCAGTTCCAGTTGTGCCCGGTGCCCCAGTCGAACCAGGGAAAGTCGTGCCTGTGCCTGTGCCTGTGCTGCCAGTACCGGTGCCGGTATCCGCGCCAGTGCCCGCACCCGTACCACCAGGAACCGTGGTGCCCGTGCTACCCGTACCACCCGGTGCAGTCGTGGTGCCAGTGCCGCCGGGAGCGGTAGTCGTGCCAGTGCCAGCGCCGGTGCCAGTACCTGCACCAGTACCACCCGGAGCGGTAGTACCGGAGGTACCCGTGCCACCAGGTGCAGTGGTCGTGCCTGTGCCACCCGTGCCACCTGTACCGCCCGAAGACTGAGCAGAAGCAGGCAGGGTTGAAGTCATAACACCCAAGCTTAAGGCAAGGACACTAGCCCCAAGCAATCTTGACCAGCCATAAATTTTCATCGTCGAACTTCCTCTCTGAGTTGAATGATTTAGAAAATCTCTAAGGTAGACACGCGCTTCTGAAAATTGCGCGTCACTTTTAGCAGCGCATATCGCTACCAAGCTAAAGATTTACTGCAACAGCAGAATCAATCTAGGGAAGTAAAGCGTATCTAAAGAGGCTCTATCAAAGGGGAGACTAAAAAATTAGAGCAAATGTGATCAGGAACGCGCTCATTTTTTCAGCTATTGCTGAGCAGAACCCTTGCATAAACATTCGATTAACGAATCCCAATATTAAAGGATATTCAGTTGCGACGGCTCGGCCCAACTACAGTCAAACGCTACAGCTGTTCTTCGCGGTTCTCACAGGCGTTGTAGTAGCGAAGTCAGCTGATTGCGCAGTTCGCTGTTATCAGCAGGGGTCAAATCGAGTGCTTTTTGCAAATCAGAACGGGCGCTTTGGTTATCACCCAACTTGTTGTAAATCAAACCGCGATTGGCAAACGCAACCGGATCTTGGCTGCCCAATTCAATAGCTCGATTGTAATGTCCGAGTGCCGCATTCCAGGCGCCCAAACTCCCTTGGATATTGCCACAAGTATTGTAAGCATCCAGATAGCGAGGGCTCAATTCAATCGCCTTTTGGCAAGATTGCAACGCCTCTCTAGATTTCTTCTGCGATTGCAAAGCAGCAGCCCGAATGTTGTAGGCTGCTGCATAACTGGGGTTGAGTTGAATTGCTCGATTTAGATCTTGAAGGGCAGGTCCCATTTTGCCCTGAAAGTAGTAAGCAGAGCCTCGATTGTTGTAGGCAACAGCTTGCTTGGGGTCTAGCTTTAGAGCGGCATTGGCCCGGTCGATCGCTGCTTGCCATTGTTTGGCTTGCACTGCTAGAAAGCTGGCACAGGTTTGCCCTAAAGCTGATTCTGGGTCCTGAGCAGTGACGGCTTCGCAATCAGCTTTGGCTCCAGCGTTGTCACCCTCAGCCGCCTTGATCAAGCTGTCTCGGAATTTAGCCTGGAGATCAGCGTTTGGTGCAGCCTGGGCTGTGTCAGTCGCCACGGGCGTGGCCGTGGCTGTAATGGGAGCTTTGGGCTTGCTATTGAAGGCACTCAAAAGCCCAAACCCCAGCACTAACACACCTACCCCCACCCCACCCCACAGCAGCCGACGGTCGGGGAGGCGGAGGGGTTGAGTAGGCGCAGGCGTGAGCGAGGTTTTGGTTCCGGATTCGGTTGTAGTTTTAGCTTTAGCCTTAGGTTTCTGGGGCTCGTTCAGCTTCGCTGGCGCGACCACCTCAGTGTCAGCTCTGCTGATTGAGGCTGTCTCTGAGGCAGCCGGGGCTGACCCCACGCGAATGGTTGCTCCCAGGTCTGGACTTGAAGATTGGTTGACTTGGCCTAACGCCTTCAAGAGTTCATCAACTGTCTGCGGACGATCGGCTGGTTGCTTCGCCAGACAGGACATGACGAGGTCATTGACTGCCGCTGGCAAAGCGGCAGTCCCACCAATCGCCTTGAGGGACCGGGGCTGTTCCTGGTTGTGAACTCGATACCAATGGGCAAAAGAGTCTGAGTTGCTCGGGATTGAAGTAGCGTTGCTCCTGAGTGGATGCGTCCCAGACAGCATCTCGTACATGATCAGACCCAAGCTGTAGATGTCCGAGCGGGCATCCAATTCCCGACCTTCCATCTGCTCTGGCGAGGCATATGCCAGGGTGCCAATGAAAGCTTGCGTTTGCACTGAGAGCGTTCCCTGTTCGCCCAAAAACTTGGCAATGCCAAAGTCTAGTACCTTCACCAGCTCGCCCATGCTGGCATCCTCTTGCACCAAAATATTGCTGGGTTTGAGGTCGCGGTGCACCAGGTTTTGATGTCGCCCCTCAATTACCAGCCCTTCATGCACTTGTCGCAGACCCAAGCAAATCTGTCGGACCAACGACAAAAAGCGGTGCAAGGCCACAGGACCTGGCTGCATGATTTCCCGCAG from Leptolyngbya sp. FACHB-261 includes these protein-coding regions:
- a CDS encoding tetratricopeptide repeat protein, whose protein sequence is MTSPLRNFDPPPDPLLGTQIAGRYDLVRLLGQGGMGRVYLAQDSVLGGMLVALKTLTQTLPDDLTRRRFEREAQACALLSQRSLHVVRVSDYGFTADGLPFYVMEYLEGRTLREIMQPGPVALHRFLSLVRQICLGLRQVHEGLVIEGRHQNLVHRDLKPSNILVQEDASMGELVKVLDFGIAKFLGEQGTLSVQTQAFIGTLAYASPEQMEGRELDARSDIYSLGLIMYEMLSGTHPLRSNATSIPSNSDSFAHWYRVHNQEQPRSLKAIGGTAALPAAVNDLVMSCLAKQPADRPQTVDELLKALGQVNQSSSPDLGATIRVGSAPAASETASISRADTEVVAPAKLNEPQKPKAKAKTTTESGTKTSLTPAPTQPLRLPDRRLLWGGVGVGVLVLGFGLLSAFNSKPKAPITATATPVATDTAQAAPNADLQAKFRDSLIKAAEGDNAGAKADCEAVTAQDPESALGQTCASFLAVQAKQWQAAIDRANAALKLDPKQAVAYNNRGSAYYFQGKMGPALQDLNRAIQLNPSYAAAYNIRAAALQSQKKSREALQSCQKAIELSPRYLDAYNTCGNIQGSLGAWNAALGHYNRAIELGSQDPVAFANRGLIYNKLGDNQSARSDLQKALDLTPADNSELRNQLTSLLQRL
- a CDS encoding WGxxGxxG-CTERM domain-containing protein, coding for MTSTLPASAQSSGGTGGTGGTGTTTAPGGTGTSGTTAPGGTGAGTGTGAGTGTTTAPGGTGTTTAPGGTGSTGTTVPGGTGAGTGADTGTGTGSTGTGTGTTFPGSTGAPGTTGTGADTTTAPGTTGTTTAPDTTGGTTASPDAADTTASPAPAPTTANTEGDRDFDWGWLGLLGLSGLAGLLRRPEEPARYRDPNEVSRTESRY